Proteins found in one Hemibagrus wyckioides isolate EC202008001 linkage group LG23, SWU_Hwy_1.0, whole genome shotgun sequence genomic segment:
- the prlh2 gene encoding prolactin releasing hormone 2, giving the protein MVFKGGSVSRPMRTQMPRQRSFPLRWLTVLIATLLILSTSATCAQCTTVEQDLHIVHNVDNRSPEIDPFWYVGRGVRPIGRFGKRDSDAPLQQALLLLLFSALRNTESARSGVSSPKTDYYSEVHKSYT; this is encoded by the exons ATGGTCTTCAAGGGTGGTTCTGTGTCTCGGCCCATGCGCACCCAGATGCCTAGGCAGCGCTCCTTTCCTCTGCGCTGGCTGACGGTGTTGATCGCGACTCTTCTCATCCTGTCCACAAGCGCCACCTGTGCGCAGTGCACCACGGTCGAGCAAGATCTGCATATCGTTCACAACGTCGACAACAGAA GCCCTGAGATCGACCCGTTCTGGTATGTGGGTCGCGGCGTGAGACCCATTGGCCGCTTCGGGAAGCGCGATAGTGACGCACCCTTGCAGCAAGCGCTCCTACTACTGCTGTTCAGCGCgctcagaaacacagagagcgcGCGCAGCGGAGTCTCCTCCCCCAAAACGGACTATTACTCAGAAGTGCACAAATCCTATACTTGA